Sequence from the Ostrea edulis chromosome 8, xbOstEdul1.1, whole genome shotgun sequence genome:
TTTTAACTACATTTGACTTGTCGGGGATGCTGTCCCCAAGGTCCCACTTAGTATACTCAAACGCCGTCGAGCTTTTTATTTTCATCGCACGATTTTCATTACTCAACATCCGAGGTAAAAATGCAAATGGCGGCGTGTTTACATTCCGCTTAGCAACggcaagggaaataactgtttATGCCCAGTCGCGTGCTTCTGGGGACTGGTGTACTTGAAACTTCTCCAGGAACCATTTACTGATTTGTGCAGGGCCCCCTTGCTGATCAATAGAGGGATCCATTTTCTGATTAGTACAGGGGCCCGGTTATTGATTATCACAGGGGCCCGTTAGCGATTACAACAAGCTCCGTAATTAATTGTTATATGGGTCGTTTATTGGCTAGTATAGGGACCCGTTATTGATTAGTACAAGGGTCCGTTACTGATTAGTACAGGGACCTCTCAATGATAAATCCATGGGTCCGTTACTGATTATTACGGGATTATGTTACTAATTAAGAATATGTCACTGAATAATAGAGGGGCTAGTCACGGATTAATACAGGGTTCCATTCCTGATTAGTATAATGCCCGTTACTGATTGATACAGAGAGTGGTTACTGATTAGTACAGGGGCCCGTTACTGATTGATACAGCAGTCCGTAACTGATTAATAAAGATTCGTTACTGATTAATATAGAGGCTCGTTTCTGAGACATGGATGAACAGCAGACTCAGCAAAATCTTAGTTTTAGTATATTAATCACGATGTGCAGCATTTAATATTATCCAGAAAAGCATACAGGAAAATTGATATAGTAAAAATATGTTCCTCTACTGTAGTGCGATTTCGTGACACCTAACTTCAAATAGATTAAGACTTCTCTGCACGGTGTTGTAATGTGATAAGGCGACAGCAATGTTAAGTTTAAATGTGCGACAAATTTGGCACTGCTGATTTGGCATTTTCTTATCACATTGACACAGTCAATGCCACATCTCGGTCACAGTTAGAAGTAAAATGATCATTTTCGTCTTCCTAGCATCCCTGGTTCATCTCTCCGCGAGCCATTCAGCAGACTCTGACGTCAGCGACTGGCAGACGACCATAGAGATGCAGCTCCGCGTGCTACAACAAAATCTGGATCAATACGTGAAGATAAATGGTCAACTTCTGGAGGAAAATCAACAACTAAAGATACGAGTTGGTGACATCGAAAGAAATAACAATGGCATGAATATTAAAGTTAGAAATCTGGAGAGAGTGATCGATGAACTGAAAATAAGTCATGAACAATGCCGAAAGGATTTCGTTAAGCTTTCTGAGTCGAAAATGAATCTTTCACGAGCTAATGGTGTGAATATAAACAGTCTAGAAGTACAAAACAAAACCCAATCAATGGACACTAGAGTAGATTCAATTGTCGCGAATAAGCAAGGCCAAAAACGAATAGGTATGTATTactattttcaaattcaaaactgcaatattttcaattatattaTATTGACGAACTTAACTTATCTTTTTTGTACACGAAAATATATCATGtaaaagtgaagacaacgagcaatgatgaatttaataaatcttagaaagaatacaaaattaagagtaggaaaAAGACGGACCCTTGAATACTCCAGAGGTGCGATAGGCGCATAGGAGGACTAAGATCCCCCTGCTGACCCGTCATAacagccgtgagccctttatcttgattagg
This genomic interval carries:
- the LOC130049467 gene encoding uncharacterized protein LOC130049467 is translated as MIIFVFLASLVHLSASHSADSDVSDWQTTIEMQLRVLQQNLDQYVKINGQLLEENQQLKIRVGDIERNNNGMNIKVRNLERVIDELKISHEQCRKDFVKLSESKMNLSRANGVNINSLEVQNKTQSMDTRVDSIVANKQGQKRIVPPTSAPTIQQRPAFHSYLSADSVPDLRQHHTLIFDAVTVNIGQGYHKDDGIFVVPTSGVYVFAWTIAIQTNGWASVEIVVNGVVSGSAFADGSDDAWDEAGGLIIVDVNVGDHVYIRMHENGNGVVSSNGRGRTSFTGWSLS